In Brevibacillus brevis, a genomic segment contains:
- a CDS encoding ABC transporter ATP-binding protein yields the protein MALLTLENVSVAYDNQYILKDFNLGIEKGQLISLLGPSGCGKTTTLRLIAGFLEAKEGKFLFDGKDYTRVPVNKRNFGFVFQSYALFPHLSVYDNVAFGLRLRKVNEADVKKRVMDILDVVSLNGFEKRFPKELSGGQRQRVAIARALVIEPDLLLFDEPLSNLDANLRINMRVEIRRIQQELGITTVYVSHDQEECFSISDQVAIMNKGVIEQLDDPATIFKYPKTEFIARFIGFTNFITFGERIEQQGEIGLRVGDHSFIAANHPGTVNPTSKKCALRPDDLIVTTDEPQDRDHNRLQGSIKVSTFLGRSYQYVVETDLGDFTVNQEMETPYRSGQRVNLLFPKDKMVLVD from the coding sequence ATGGCATTGCTCACGCTGGAAAACGTATCGGTTGCCTACGACAATCAGTACATTTTGAAAGACTTCAACCTGGGAATCGAAAAAGGTCAGCTCATCTCCCTTTTGGGACCGAGCGGCTGCGGAAAGACGACGACCCTGCGCCTGATCGCCGGCTTCCTGGAGGCAAAGGAGGGGAAGTTTCTCTTCGACGGAAAGGACTATACGCGAGTCCCAGTGAACAAGCGCAACTTCGGGTTCGTGTTCCAGAGCTACGCCCTTTTCCCGCATTTGTCCGTCTATGACAACGTGGCGTTCGGTCTGCGCCTGCGCAAAGTAAACGAAGCCGACGTAAAGAAGCGCGTCATGGACATCCTCGATGTCGTGAGCCTGAACGGCTTTGAAAAGCGCTTCCCGAAAGAGCTGTCCGGGGGGCAGAGACAACGGGTGGCGATCGCGCGCGCCCTGGTCATCGAGCCGGATCTGCTGCTGTTCGACGAGCCGCTCAGCAATCTAGACGCCAACCTGCGGATCAACATGCGGGTGGAAATCCGCCGCATCCAGCAGGAGCTGGGCATCACGACCGTGTACGTGTCCCACGATCAGGAGGAATGCTTCTCCATTTCCGATCAGGTGGCGATCATGAACAAGGGGGTTATCGAGCAGCTGGACGACCCTGCGACCATCTTCAAATACCCGAAGACGGAGTTCATCGCCCGCTTTATCGGCTTTACGAACTTCATCACCTTCGGGGAGCGCATCGAGCAGCAAGGGGAGATCGGGCTGCGCGTAGGCGATCATTCGTTCATCGCGGCCAACCATCCGGGCACGGTGAATCCGACCAGCAAAAAATGCGCCCTGCGGCCCGACGATCTGATCGTGACGACGGACGAGCCGCAGGACCGTGACCATAATCGCTTGCAAGGGAGCATCAAAGTCAGCACATTCCTTGGCCGCAGCTACCAGTATGTCGTGGAGACCGATCTGGGAGATTTCACGGTCAATCAAGAGATGGAGACCCCTTACCGGAGCGGCCAGAGGGTCAATCTGCTGTTCCCGAAAGACAAAATGGTGTTGGTGGACTAA